One segment of Salvia splendens isolate huo1 chromosome 20, SspV2, whole genome shotgun sequence DNA contains the following:
- the LOC121782992 gene encoding uncharacterized protein LOC121782992 isoform X1 codes for MFMCRVKEGEGSCGYRVWLDELEMMEARQTEERMIPSLSGRVDCNGGVTDVVENDSKQRDGGTDHVSPLVEPSDDLVCREVEVTPRRMDQLKCLEERSNSTSRRPHKRSRCGGIIASGFPNYASFATVRVALKSTSTRHCWMADAIRGNLSTELNGWWGRLVFHPKRCLMSYELKPSTTSVSNPLEFVVQDILVNLSGSITPGRNAKAVEGYRMLSFNLEQHHSPII; via the exons ATGTTCATGTGCAGAGTAAAGGAG GGAGAAGGTTCGTGTGGGTATAGAGTTTGGCTAGACGAGCTGGAAATGATGGAAGCTCGTCAAACAGAGGAAAGGATGATTCCGTCTCTATCAGGAAGGGTAGATTGCAACGGTGGAGTCACTGATGTTGTCGAGAACGACAGCAAGCAGAGGGATGGAGGGACAGATCATGTTTCACCTTTGGTTGAACCTTCAGATGATCTCGTGTGTCGTGAAGTAGAAGTAACCCCTCGGAGGATGGATCAGTTGAAATGCCTGGAAGAAAGATCTAATTCGACTTCAAGGAGACCTCACAAACGGTCACGTTGTGGAGGTATAATAG CTTCCGGTTTTCCAAATTATGCTAGCTTTGCGACAGTACGTGTAGCACTGAAATCTACTTCAACTAGACACTGTTGGATGGCGGATGCAATCCGTGGGAATCTAAGCACTGAACTCAATGGCTGGTGGGGAAGGCTTGTTTTCCATCCGAAGCGCTGCTTGATGAGTTATGAACTGAAACCATCCACCACGT CTGTTTCCAATCCTCTAGAGTTTGTGGTGCAAGACATTTTGGTGAACCTTAGTGGTTCAATCACCCCGGGAAGAAATGCAAAGGCAGTCGAAGGCTATAGAATGCTTTCGTTCAATCTGGAACAGCATCATAGTCCTATAATCTAG
- the LOC121781308 gene encoding GDSL esterase/lipase 7-like, whose product MLKFMDFSPLSCFLLLTVLFLDGTTPLQFPQEVTAQLSNHTHSSSPAQAPAPISSPRVPALFIIGDSSVDSGTNNFLGTFARADRPPYGRDFDTHQPTGRFCNGRIPVDYIALQLGLPFVPSFLAQTGSVDDMIRGVNYASAGAGIILSSGSELGQHISLTQQIQQVMDTFQQFIITMGEVAAKNLISNSIFYISIGSNDYIHYYLLNESKVQSLYLPWRFNQFLARAMKLEIQNLYTANVRNVVVMGLAPLGCAPYYLWLYESENGECVEMINDMIVEFNYAMRYMVEELNHKLEGANIVFCDAFEGSMDIMKNSDRYGFNVTSDACCGLGQYKGWILCISSDMACSNASGHIWWDQFHPTGAVNEILADNIWSGLHVNMCYPMNLQEMVAQNAND is encoded by the exons atGCTGAAATTCATGGACTTCTCACCTCTGAGCTGCTTTCTTCTCCTCACAGTCTTGTTTCTTGACGGCACCACGCCCCTCCAATTCCCTCAAGAAGTCACCGCTCAGCTCTCCAATCACACTCATTCTTCCTCTCCAGCACAAGCGCCGGCGCCCATTTCTTCGCCGCGCGTTCCCGCCTTGTTTATAATCGGCGATTCTTCCGTCGACAGCGGCACCAACAATTTCCTCGGCACCTTCGCCCGCGCCGATCGCCCCCCCTACGGCAGAGATTTCGACACCCATCAGCCCACCGGCCGCTTCTGCAATGGAAGAATCCCTGTTGATTATATTG CGCTTCAGCTTGGGCTGCCGTTTGTGCCGAGTTTCCTAGCGCAGACTGGCTCGGTCGATGACATGATTCGAGGAGTCAACTATGCTTCTGCTGGTGCTGGGATAATCCTGTCGAGTGGCTCTGAATTG GGGCAACATATTTCTCTCACTCAGCAGATCCAGCAGGTGATGGACACATTTCAGCAGTTCATTATCACCATGGGAGAGGTTGCAGcaaaaaatcttatttccaaCTCCATATTCTACATTTCGATTGGCAGCAATGACTACATACACTACTATCTCCTAAATGAATCCAAAGTGCAATCCTTGTACCTGCCTTGGAGATTCAACCAGTTCCTAGCCCGGGCGATGAAGCTCGAGATTCAG AATCTGTACACTGCAAATGTGAGAAACGTGGTTGTAATGGGACTAGCTCCTTTGGGATGTGCCCCTTATTACTTATGGCTGTATGAGAGCGAGAATGGAGAGTGTGTAGAGATGATAAATGACATGATAGTGGAGTTCAACTATGCTATGAGATACATGGTCGAAGAACTCAACCACAAGCTTGAAGGGGCCAACATTGTCTTCTGCGATGCATTTGAAGGCTCAATGGACATAATGAAGAACTCTGATCGTTACG GGTTTAATGTCACGAGTGATGCATGCTGCGGCCTAGGCCAGTATAAAGGTTGGATACTTTGCATATCTTCTGACATGGCTTGCTCGAACGCCTCTGGTCATATATGGTGGGATCAGTTTCATCCAACGGGAGCTGTCAACGAGATCCTTGCTGATAATATCTGGTCTGGCCTCCATGTCAACATGTGCTACCCCATGAATTTGCAGGAGATGGTAGCTCAAAATGCCAACGATTGA
- the LOC121782992 gene encoding uncharacterized protein LOC121782992 isoform X2 yields MFMCRVKEGEGSCGYRVWLDELEMMEARQTEERMIPSLSGRVDCNGGVTDVVENDSKQRDGGTDHVSPLVEPSDDLVCREVEVTPRRMDQLKCLEERSNSTSRRPHKRSRCGASGFPNYASFATVRVALKSTSTRHCWMADAIRGNLSTELNGWWGRLVFHPKRCLMSYELKPSTTSVSNPLEFVVQDILVNLSGSITPGRNAKAVEGYRMLSFNLEQHHSPII; encoded by the exons ATGTTCATGTGCAGAGTAAAGGAG GGAGAAGGTTCGTGTGGGTATAGAGTTTGGCTAGACGAGCTGGAAATGATGGAAGCTCGTCAAACAGAGGAAAGGATGATTCCGTCTCTATCAGGAAGGGTAGATTGCAACGGTGGAGTCACTGATGTTGTCGAGAACGACAGCAAGCAGAGGGATGGAGGGACAGATCATGTTTCACCTTTGGTTGAACCTTCAGATGATCTCGTGTGTCGTGAAGTAGAAGTAACCCCTCGGAGGATGGATCAGTTGAAATGCCTGGAAGAAAGATCTAATTCGACTTCAAGGAGACCTCACAAACGGTCACGTTGTGGAG CTTCCGGTTTTCCAAATTATGCTAGCTTTGCGACAGTACGTGTAGCACTGAAATCTACTTCAACTAGACACTGTTGGATGGCGGATGCAATCCGTGGGAATCTAAGCACTGAACTCAATGGCTGGTGGGGAAGGCTTGTTTTCCATCCGAAGCGCTGCTTGATGAGTTATGAACTGAAACCATCCACCACGT CTGTTTCCAATCCTCTAGAGTTTGTGGTGCAAGACATTTTGGTGAACCTTAGTGGTTCAATCACCCCGGGAAGAAATGCAAAGGCAGTCGAAGGCTATAGAATGCTTTCGTTCAATCTGGAACAGCATCATAGTCCTATAATCTAG